The proteins below are encoded in one region of Flavobacterium nackdongense:
- a CDS encoding ATP-binding protein: MQRLYSQFYEKYALVQTSQVRNFINTIDWDNRFIGIKGSRGVGKTTLLLQYIRLNFKPDKSVLYISLDNLYFLENNFYDLVDDFYKKGGQFIAIDEVHKYANWALEIKNIYDNMPNLKLVFTGSSLLHIHQAKADLSRRVVVYDMPGLSFREFLQFETNINFNCYSLHEIVENHVGISIEITQKVKPLQHFSNYLNYGYYPFYLDNKRAFHQKLSEVILTVLEIDIPQYALIQTANIVMLKKLLAVISNAVPFKPNMNSISERTGISLNTMKNYLKLLNEAQLLNLLYVEDKGINSLGKPEKIYLNNSNLMYNLGKEADIGSIRETFFFNQLQQVSSVHAEQQVDFKVKEGYMFELGGRNKKPHQILNKEATFLVKDDIEIGTDLNIPLWLFGFLY, encoded by the coding sequence ATGCAAAGATTATACAGTCAATTTTATGAGAAGTATGCCTTGGTACAGACGAGCCAAGTCAGGAATTTTATTAATACCATTGATTGGGACAACCGATTTATTGGTATTAAAGGCAGCAGAGGAGTGGGAAAAACGACACTTTTGTTGCAATACATCCGATTGAATTTTAAACCTGACAAAAGCGTTTTGTACATCAGCTTGGATAATTTATATTTTCTTGAAAACAATTTCTATGATTTGGTAGATGATTTTTATAAAAAAGGTGGACAGTTTATAGCTATTGACGAAGTGCATAAATATGCCAATTGGGCATTAGAAATTAAAAATATATATGACAACATGCCTAATTTAAAGCTTGTTTTCACGGGTTCTTCCTTGTTGCATATTCATCAAGCCAAAGCCGATTTAAGCAGGAGAGTGGTAGTATATGATATGCCGGGCTTGTCATTCAGGGAGTTTTTGCAATTTGAAACCAACATCAATTTTAATTGTTATTCGCTGCACGAAATTGTTGAAAACCATGTTGGCATAAGCATCGAAATCACACAAAAAGTAAAGCCTTTGCAGCATTTTTCCAATTATTTGAATTACGGATATTATCCTTTTTATCTGGACAACAAAAGAGCATTTCATCAAAAATTAAGCGAAGTTATACTTACGGTCTTGGAAATCGATATCCCACAATATGCCCTTATTCAAACGGCCAATATCGTGATGTTGAAGAAGTTATTGGCTGTGATAAGCAATGCTGTTCCTTTTAAGCCTAATATGAATTCAATTAGTGAGCGAACGGGTATTAGCCTTAACACCATGAAAAATTATTTAAAACTTTTGAATGAGGCGCAACTTCTCAATTTATTGTATGTCGAAGATAAAGGAATCAATAGTTTGGGCAAACCAGAAAAGATTTATTTAAACAATTCTAATTTGATGTATAATCTGGGAAAAGAAGCGGATATAGGCTCTATTAGGGAAACCTTCTTTTTCAATCAGCTCCAGCAAGTAAGTAGCGTACATGCTGAACAACAAGTTGATTTTAAAGTGAAAGAAGGCTACATGTTTGAGTTGGGCGGCAGGAATAAAAAACCGCATCAAATACTAAATAAGGAAGCCACATTTCTGGTAAAAGATGATATCGAGATAGGAACCGATTTAAATATTCCCTTGTGGTTGTTTGGTTTTTTGTATTGA
- a CDS encoding nucleotidyltransferase family protein: MKNSKIMRIATAQKKFIYEYWEEKEPSSQVFLFGSRADDLKKGGDIDILVLSDKKIPHKDLFKMKQLFFSKFGPQKMDVVSMTKKDESMFKKHILSYAKLLSYEGVIPISL, translated from the coding sequence TTGAAAAATAGTAAAATCATGAGAATCGCGACTGCACAAAAAAAATTTATCTATGAGTATTGGGAAGAAAAAGAGCCCTCTAGTCAAGTATTTTTATTTGGGTCTAGAGCAGATGATTTAAAAAAAGGGGGAGATATTGATATATTGGTTTTGTCGGATAAAAAAATACCTCATAAGGACTTATTTAAAATGAAACAGTTATTTTTTTCTAAATTTGGTCCACAAAAAATGGACGTAGTTAGTATGACCAAGAAGGATGAAAGCATGTTTAAAAAACATATTTTGAGTTACGCAAAATTATTAAGTTATGAAGGAGTTATTCCAATTAGCCTTTAG
- a CDS encoding DUF4160 domain-containing protein, with protein MPKLYEYLGIILFFYSNEHVPIHVHAKKGEFESKATFCIENGVITEIKIINVKGRKPLANKELKDFEAFLAVYSEKIVEKWIAYFVYHKEIEFEKITKKL; from the coding sequence ATGCCGAAACTGTACGAATATTTAGGAATAATTTTGTTTTTTTATTCTAACGAACATGTGCCAATTCATGTACATGCTAAAAAAGGGGAATTTGAAAGTAAAGCAACATTTTGCATAGAAAATGGAGTAATAACAGAAATCAAAATCATAAACGTTAAAGGAAGAAAGCCATTAGCAAACAAAGAATTAAAGGATTTTGAAGCATTTTTAGCAGTTTATTCAGAAAAAATAGTCGAAAAATGGATTGCTTATTTTGTATATCATAAGGAAATCGAATTTGAAAAAATAACAAAAAAACTATGA
- a CDS encoding DUF2442 domain-containing protein: MKITVSNTDYNLDKPLSIIKAKNLGNYHILIEFNNGVEKFVDFADFLSKSQHQSIKKYLNETLFGTFKIIDGNLNWNDYDMIFPIADLYDGKI, encoded by the coding sequence ATGAAAATTACGGTTAGCAATACAGATTATAATCTAGATAAACCTTTATCAATAATTAAGGCTAAAAATCTTGGCAATTATCATATTTTAATTGAGTTTAATAATGGTGTAGAAAAATTTGTTGATTTCGCGGATTTTTTATCAAAATCACAACACCAGTCCATAAAAAAATATTTAAACGAAACTCTTTTTGGTACATTTAAAATTATAGACGGTAATCTCAACTGGAATGATTATGATATGATTTTCCCAATAGCCGATTTATATGATGGAAAAATTTAA
- a CDS encoding FkbM family methyltransferase, giving the protein MKKTIHKIIEQLGYKISNISKKEAEKQRFVQRFAVGKDANQLVYNSTDYLFVIKKHFPELSLVPHKEGVLASFSTLKLYLESSEEFFILKEVFIEKDYNLLSQENFVVFDIGMNIGISSLFFALQKNVNKIYSFEPVATTYHQAQYNLALNPSYAAKIEAFHCGLGGATRVEKVLYNAQAKGNCGIRRDLSLVLDDKNAAEIEINIKNVEEVLPALFAQHPNEKKILKIDCEGAEYEILQKMNEGTLLAEVDILLIEWHDKGATILEDLLVAHNFSVLSRHLTAITGMIYAFKNRSHK; this is encoded by the coding sequence TTGAAAAAGACCATCCATAAAATAATAGAACAACTGGGTTACAAAATTTCGAATATTTCCAAAAAAGAAGCAGAAAAGCAGCGTTTTGTTCAGCGTTTTGCAGTTGGAAAAGACGCAAATCAATTGGTTTATAATTCAACCGACTATTTATTTGTCATAAAAAAGCATTTTCCGGAACTTAGTCTTGTACCGCACAAGGAGGGTGTCTTAGCTAGCTTTTCTACTTTGAAATTATACCTTGAAAGCAGTGAGGAATTTTTCATTCTCAAAGAAGTTTTTATCGAAAAGGATTATAACTTACTGTCGCAGGAAAACTTTGTTGTTTTTGATATCGGAATGAATATTGGTATTAGTTCCTTGTTTTTTGCCCTCCAAAAAAATGTCAACAAAATTTATTCTTTCGAACCTGTCGCGACCACCTACCATCAAGCCCAATACAATTTGGCATTGAATCCAAGTTATGCGGCTAAGATTGAAGCTTTCCATTGTGGTTTGGGTGGAGCAACCCGAGTAGAAAAAGTGCTGTACAATGCACAGGCTAAAGGGAATTGTGGCATAAGACGAGATCTGAGTTTAGTATTAGACGACAAAAATGCTGCTGAAATTGAAATTAATATCAAAAATGTCGAAGAGGTACTTCCTGCTTTGTTTGCTCAACATCCCAATGAGAAAAAAATCCTGAAAATTGATTGTGAAGGAGCAGAATATGAGATTCTTCAAAAAATGAACGAGGGTACTTTATTGGCCGAAGTCGATATACTATTGATTGAATGGCATGATAAAGGGGCGACAATCCTAGAAGATTTATTAGTTGCCCATAATTTCAGTGTCCTTTCCAGACATTTGACTGCGATTACGGGGATGATTTATGCTTTTAAAAATAGATCTCATAAGTAG
- a CDS encoding glycosyltransferase family 2 protein — MTTPKVSIIVPCYNQAQYLDESLQSVAHQTHTDWECFIINDGSQDATEEVAKKWEAKDPRFIYLFQENGGVSHARNVGIRQAKSQFILTLDADDKYEASFLEKALAVLESQPEIGIVSSWGRYFTNVKQLHIFKSTAHSVSDFLFFNGLNMGSSLFRKECWEAVGGYDENPENGYEDWEFYLRVCAFGWKVHILKEVLFCYRQNNTSRSAEMNKKHNEIQKYLYLKNKDIYCAQYETLIDQFLKVSDLEKAEINKFKNTIDYKLGAAILHPVRKIKWFFLNIFRQDLKI, encoded by the coding sequence ATGACAACGCCTAAAGTCTCCATTATTGTTCCTTGCTACAACCAAGCCCAATACTTAGATGAATCTTTACAGTCGGTAGCACATCAGACCCATACGGATTGGGAATGTTTTATCATCAACGATGGGAGTCAAGATGCTACCGAAGAAGTAGCCAAAAAATGGGAAGCCAAGGACCCGCGTTTTATCTATCTGTTTCAAGAAAATGGTGGTGTAAGCCATGCCAGAAATGTAGGGATACGGCAAGCAAAATCGCAATTTATACTCACCCTTGATGCCGATGACAAATACGAGGCCAGTTTTCTCGAAAAGGCCTTGGCAGTGCTAGAAAGTCAGCCTGAAATAGGTATTGTAAGCAGTTGGGGACGTTATTTTACCAATGTGAAGCAGTTGCACATATTTAAATCTACCGCGCATTCTGTATCTGATTTTTTGTTTTTTAATGGGTTGAACATGGGTTCTTCACTATTTAGGAAAGAATGTTGGGAAGCAGTAGGAGGATATGACGAAAATCCAGAAAACGGTTATGAAGATTGGGAATTTTATCTACGAGTATGCGCTTTTGGATGGAAAGTGCATATTCTAAAAGAAGTATTGTTTTGCTATAGGCAAAACAATACTTCAAGAAGTGCAGAGATGAACAAGAAACATAACGAGATCCAAAAATACCTTTACCTCAAAAACAAGGATATTTATTGTGCCCAGTATGAAACTTTGATTGACCAATTCTTGAAAGTATCTGATTTAGAAAAAGCAGAAATCAACAAGTTCAAAAACACCATTGATTATAAATTAGGCGCTGCTATCCTGCATCCAGTGCGAAAGATAAAATGGTTTTTCTTGAATATTTTCCGGCAAGATTTAAAAATATGA
- a CDS encoding class I SAM-dependent methyltransferase: MNKFIKKLYRFFLKKPIEKIELRFNKMGKKRACYICNNRFHHFSKWRGGTRAVPLWLRKLEIIGGDFDNFGCPFCNSTDRERHLFMFFDKLNLWSKMGQSEILHFAPETNLRKKIEQYRPFSYVKADLYSNDLDIQKIDATAISFKEASFDIVICNHVLEHIPNYKNALIEFFRILKPGGLAILQTPYSKLLINNFEDGGINSNELRLIFHGQEDHVRVFGESTFFKSLKDVGFIVNRIKHSEFLNEIDSRYFGVSEDEDLIQVIKPQ; this comes from the coding sequence ATGAATAAATTTATAAAAAAGCTCTATCGTTTTTTTCTTAAAAAGCCAATTGAGAAAATTGAATTAAGATTTAATAAAATGGGTAAAAAAAGAGCATGTTATATATGCAATAATAGATTCCACCATTTTAGTAAGTGGCGAGGTGGAACGAGGGCTGTACCGCTTTGGTTACGCAAATTGGAAATTATTGGTGGTGATTTTGATAATTTTGGATGTCCATTTTGCAATTCAACGGACCGAGAAAGACATTTATTTATGTTTTTTGACAAATTAAATTTGTGGAGTAAGATGGGACAAAGTGAAATTCTCCATTTTGCGCCAGAGACCAATTTGAGAAAAAAAATAGAACAGTATAGACCATTTAGCTATGTAAAAGCGGATTTGTATTCCAATGATTTGGATATCCAAAAAATTGATGCAACTGCGATTTCTTTTAAAGAGGCATCATTTGATATTGTTATTTGTAATCACGTACTTGAACACATTCCAAATTATAAAAATGCTTTGATTGAGTTTTTTAGGATTTTAAAACCAGGTGGATTAGCAATTCTCCAAACTCCATATTCGAAACTTTTAATCAATAATTTTGAAGATGGAGGAATTAATTCAAACGAGCTACGGTTGATTTTTCACGGGCAAGAAGATCATGTGAGAGTGTTTGGCGAAAGCACCTTTTTTAAGAGTTTAAAAGACGTTGGATTTATTGTTAATAGAATTAAACATTCTGAATTTTTGAACGAGATAGATTCACGGTATTTTGGTGTTAGTGAAGATGAAGATTTAATTCAAGTAATAAAACCACAATAG
- a CDS encoding PIN domain-containing protein has product MQYLLDTSICVFFLRGRLELDKIIRDKGTENCFISEITLFELRYGAENSENPTKSHKAVDLFVNGLSIIPIVGSIKKYAKEKVRLRRLGKPMHDEFDLLIGVTAIENKLTLVTDNVSDFQNLDDIKIENWFTR; this is encoded by the coding sequence ATGCAATATTTATTGGATACCTCCATTTGCGTTTTCTTTTTGAGAGGCCGACTTGAATTAGATAAAATAATTAGAGATAAAGGGACAGAAAACTGTTTTATCTCCGAAATCACCCTTTTTGAACTTCGTTATGGTGCAGAAAACAGTGAGAACCCAACTAAATCTCATAAAGCTGTTGACTTATTTGTAAATGGGTTATCCATAATTCCAATTGTTGGTTCAATAAAAAAATATGCTAAAGAAAAAGTACGGCTTCGTCGATTGGGAAAACCGATGCACGATGAATTTGATTTACTTATTGGGGTAACGGCTATTGAAAACAAACTGACTTTAGTGACTGATAATGTATCGGATTTTCAAAATTTGGACGACATTAAAATTGAAAATTGGTTTACTCGATAA
- a CDS encoding DUF6934 family protein produces MSIEKYDLISSENLTTFEFISDGTKGKIDKIIQFSTTNYHNVYNLGFGDKDVITGEIDDKIVSNNGDSEKVLGTVVESLYIFTDSNPDALIYATGSTKTRTRLYQIGITKFIEKAKADFIIYGQIEQEWYIFEKDTNYDAFLVKRIIGKK; encoded by the coding sequence GTGAGTATAGAAAAGTATGATTTAATTTCGAGTGAAAATTTAACTACTTTTGAGTTCATAAGTGATGGAACTAAAGGTAAAATTGATAAAATAATCCAGTTTTCAACTACAAACTATCACAATGTTTACAATTTAGGTTTTGGCGACAAAGATGTAATAACTGGTGAAATTGACGACAAAATAGTTTCAAATAATGGAGATAGTGAAAAAGTTTTAGGCACAGTTGTTGAGAGTTTGTATATATTCACGGATAGTAATCCTGATGCATTAATTTATGCCACAGGAAGTACCAAAACCAGAACTCGATTGTATCAAATTGGAATTACAAAATTTATTGAAAAGGCAAAAGCTGATTTTATTATTTACGGGCAAATAGAACAAGAATGGTATATTTTTGAAAAAGACACAAATTACGATGCATTTTTAGTTAAACGTATAATAGGCAAAAAATGA
- a CDS encoding ABC transporter ATP-binding protein has product MKDIILKAENLSKQYRLGLVGTGTLSHDLNRWWHEIRGKENPYLKIGDTNDRSTKAESDYVWALQDINFEVERGEVLGIIGKNGAGKSTLLKILSKVTAPTTGSIKYNGRIASLLEVGTGFNGEMTGRENIFLNGAILGMTKKEIASKLDEIIEFSGCERYIDTPVKRYSSGMYVRLAFAVAAFLEPDILIIDEVLAVGDAEFQKKAIGKMQDISRQGGRTVLFVSHNMAAVKQLCTKAIVLENGSVVFEGNTNAGIEYYLQTNQYEGYIGQYINEGVEESGFVSLALVDKNDTVRTEFGFDEPIAIKIKAKVAEQHLNAHLGFRVVDRNERVIFTSEMKLVTEIDNAGLYEFKVKLPEQFLVPNKFKLTFGFHLPNVELIDYQEECLFFEIVETGSNLHMYSNSDYGCVFVDCCWNLIK; this is encoded by the coding sequence TTGAAAGACATCATCCTCAAAGCCGAAAACCTCTCTAAACAATACCGCCTCGGGCTGGTAGGCACCGGCACGCTCAGTCATGACCTGAACCGTTGGTGGCACGAAATACGGGGCAAAGAGAATCCGTATCTCAAGATTGGTGATACCAACGACCGTTCTACCAAAGCCGAAAGTGATTACGTTTGGGCACTGCAAGACATCAATTTTGAAGTAGAGCGCGGCGAAGTCTTAGGCATTATTGGCAAGAATGGAGCGGGCAAATCGACTTTGCTCAAGATTTTGTCTAAGGTCACGGCACCCACTACGGGCAGCATTAAGTACAACGGGCGCATTGCTTCCTTGCTCGAAGTAGGCACGGGATTCAATGGCGAAATGACCGGACGCGAAAACATTTTCTTAAACGGTGCGATTCTGGGAATGACCAAAAAAGAAATCGCCTCGAAGCTCGACGAAATTATAGAGTTCTCGGGTTGTGAGCGCTATATCGATACGCCTGTAAAACGCTACAGCAGCGGAATGTATGTACGGTTGGCTTTTGCGGTGGCGGCCTTCCTTGAACCTGATATCTTGATTATCGATGAGGTGCTCGCGGTGGGCGATGCCGAATTCCAGAAAAAAGCCATTGGCAAGATGCAGGATATTTCCAGACAAGGAGGCAGGACGGTGTTGTTTGTTAGTCATAATATGGCGGCAGTAAAACAGTTGTGTACGAAAGCTATTGTTTTAGAAAATGGTTCCGTGGTTTTTGAGGGAAATACCAATGCGGGCATTGAGTATTATTTGCAAACTAACCAATACGAGGGTTATATTGGGCAATATATAAATGAAGGTGTTGAAGAGTCTGGATTTGTAAGTCTTGCTCTTGTCGATAAAAACGACACTGTAAGAACCGAATTTGGTTTTGATGAACCCATTGCTATTAAGATAAAAGCGAAAGTGGCTGAACAACATTTGAATGCTCATTTGGGTTTTAGAGTGGTCGACAGAAATGAAAGAGTTATTTTTACCTCAGAAATGAAATTGGTAACAGAAATTGACAACGCTGGTTTGTATGAATTTAAAGTAAAATTACCAGAGCAGTTTTTAGTACCCAACAAATTCAAACTTACTTTTGGTTTTCATTTACCTAATGTAGAATTGATTGATTATCAAGAGGAATGTTTGTTCTTTGAGATTGTGGAAACAGGTTCCAATTTGCATATGTATAGCAATAGTGATTATGGTTGTGTTTTTGTAGATTGTTGTTGGAATTTAATTAAGTAG
- a CDS encoding acyltransferase: MMLFLQKTIAKLLNSKLVLNNPYLNIGAIKSKINELKIKKCIEQVTIGEKSKFYEQAEVINLQKNCEKICIGKNSHIRGGLQVFEQNGKINIGDFCYVGENTKIWSALSIEIGNQVLISHNVNIHDNISHPLHSDMRFKDYKRILGIENYEPKTFDLNSKKITIKDKAWIGFNSIILKGVTIGEGAIVGAGSVVTKDVPDWTIVAGNPAKIIREIPENER; encoded by the coding sequence ATGATGCTTTTTTTACAGAAAACAATTGCCAAACTTCTTAATTCAAAATTGGTTTTAAATAATCCTTATTTGAATATTGGAGCTATTAAATCAAAAATCAATGAATTAAAAATCAAGAAATGTATAGAACAAGTAACAATTGGAGAAAAATCCAAATTTTATGAACAAGCCGAGGTAATAAATCTTCAAAAAAATTGTGAAAAAATTTGTATCGGTAAAAATTCACATATAAGAGGAGGTCTTCAAGTTTTTGAACAAAATGGAAAAATAAATATTGGTGATTTTTGTTACGTTGGCGAAAACACTAAAATTTGGTCTGCATTAAGTATAGAAATAGGGAATCAAGTTTTAATTTCGCACAATGTTAATATTCACGATAATATTTCTCATCCATTGCATTCAGATATGCGTTTTAAAGATTACAAGAGAATTTTGGGAATAGAAAATTATGAGCCTAAAACGTTTGATTTAAATTCCAAAAAAATTACAATCAAAGATAAAGCTTGGATTGGATTTAATAGCATTATCTTAAAAGGTGTTACAATAGGAGAAGGAGCCATTGTTGGAGCGGGAAGCGTTGTTACAAAAGACGTTCCTGATTGGACCATAGTTGCAGGAAATCCTGCTAAAATTATTAGAGAAATCCCAGAGAATGAAAGATAA
- a CDS encoding class I SAM-dependent methyltransferase — protein MKDKMTWEETIKYIRTQPAFKDLVEKAYFEEDLLLNVERFKHSEEFIETLQFLKQYQPNAKNILDIGSGNGISSVALALEGYNVVAIEPDSSDTIGAGAIRKLKVHYNLPNLEVFEAFAEELQLSDENFDIVYARQCMHHAYDLEKFVAEASRVIKKNGLFITIRDHVIFDKKDREWFLENHPLQKYYGGENAFTPTEYKAAIQKAGLKVEKEIKYFDNVINYFPSTKNEVLNMFQMAKYKAILHLNKKIGVLSKIPFLQEMYFKKIGLTKESVYDEKKVPGRMYSYLCIKK, from the coding sequence ATGAAAGATAAAATGACTTGGGAAGAAACCATAAAATACATTCGGACACAACCTGCATTTAAAGATTTGGTTGAAAAAGCCTATTTCGAAGAAGATTTGCTATTAAATGTTGAACGATTTAAACACAGTGAAGAGTTTATAGAAACGCTTCAATTTTTAAAACAATATCAGCCCAATGCAAAAAACATATTGGACATTGGTAGTGGGAATGGGATAAGTTCAGTTGCGCTGGCTCTTGAAGGGTATAATGTTGTAGCTATAGAACCCGATTCGAGCGATACTATCGGTGCCGGAGCTATTAGAAAATTAAAAGTACATTATAATTTGCCTAATTTGGAAGTTTTTGAAGCTTTTGCTGAAGAACTTCAATTATCTGACGAAAATTTTGATATTGTTTATGCACGACAATGTATGCATCATGCCTATGATTTGGAGAAGTTTGTTGCAGAAGCAAGCAGAGTAATAAAGAAGAATGGCTTATTTATAACTATTCGTGACCACGTTATTTTTGATAAAAAAGACAGAGAGTGGTTTTTAGAAAACCATCCTTTGCAAAAGTATTACGGTGGAGAAAATGCCTTTACCCCAACAGAATATAAAGCCGCAATCCAAAAAGCAGGTTTAAAAGTTGAAAAGGAAATAAAGTATTTTGACAATGTAATTAATTATTTTCCTTCTACAAAAAATGAGGTTTTGAACATGTTTCAGATGGCAAAATACAAAGCAATTCTGCATTTAAATAAAAAAATAGGGGTTTTGTCTAAAATACCATTTTTGCAAGAAATGTATTTTAAAAAGATAGGTTTGACAAAGGAAAGCGTATATGACGAAAAAAAAGTACCTGGAAGAATGTATTCTTATTTATGTATAAAAAAATGA
- a CDS encoding NAD-dependent epimerase/dehydratase family protein codes for MKILIIGSKGFIGSHCVAYFTAKGWDVYQADVTASSSKSYYKIEAENASFSAPFKDHQFDVCINASGSAHVGFSFEKPSQDFELNVVNVQKILVAIRDFNPSCKFINFSSAAVYGNPQFLPITENSVCKPLSPYGFHKLQSELLLTEYHKFFGLNTCSLRVFSAYGPRLKKQLFWDLYQKALKTHFISLFGTGNETRDFIYIDDLLQIIALVIENSPFQGSIYNVASQVETTIAEAAQLFTNEFGPEKQIVFTGEVKVGDPNNWLANMEKLKKYGFEPHYNLSLGLKKYAEWLRKNE; via the coding sequence ATGAAAATTCTAATCATAGGTTCCAAAGGATTCATCGGTAGTCATTGCGTAGCTTATTTTACGGCAAAGGGTTGGGATGTTTATCAAGCGGATGTCACAGCATCGTCAAGTAAATCCTATTACAAAATTGAAGCTGAAAACGCTAGTTTTTCGGCTCCTTTCAAAGATCATCAATTTGATGTTTGCATCAATGCTTCGGGTTCAGCACATGTGGGTTTCTCTTTCGAAAAGCCTTCCCAAGATTTTGAATTGAATGTTGTCAATGTGCAAAAAATATTGGTTGCCATCAGGGATTTTAATCCGAGTTGTAAGTTTATCAATTTTTCGAGCGCCGCTGTCTATGGCAATCCGCAATTTTTGCCCATTACTGAAAATAGTGTTTGTAAACCCTTGTCTCCTTATGGTTTTCATAAATTGCAAAGCGAGTTGTTGCTCACCGAATATCATAAATTTTTTGGTTTGAACACTTGTAGCTTGCGTGTTTTTTCGGCTTATGGACCACGACTGAAAAAACAATTATTTTGGGATTTGTATCAAAAAGCGCTCAAAACTCATTTTATTTCACTTTTTGGAACAGGAAACGAAACCCGAGATTTTATTTATATCGATGATTTATTGCAGATTATCGCTTTGGTCATTGAGAATTCTCCTTTTCAGGGTTCTATATACAACGTTGCCAGTCAGGTGGAAACTACAATTGCCGAAGCAGCTCAACTATTCACAAATGAATTTGGTCCCGAAAAGCAAATTGTGTTTACAGGCGAAGTTAAAGTGGGCGACCCTAATAATTGGTTGGCCAATATGGAAAAACTCAAAAAGTATGGCTTTGAACCGCATTATAATTTATCTTTGGGTCTTAAAAAATATGCTGAATGGCTTCGCAAAAACGAGTAG
- a CDS encoding glycosyltransferase family 4 protein, whose translation MASQKRVGIFYNYNENWIGGAYYIQNLIRSLNCLPKAEQIQLHILAKDRALFQELQKATAYPKLKFIQYQPQFNKIERFVNKVSLKLFRRKLILKKIKLDWAFPLYAIPQDLQHIKELVFWIPDFQEKYLSAFFSPEEVKNRQSSYHNMVALNYPIVFSSNSALNDFKTFFPDAKNPVSVLQFAVVHPDLRFNEIDAVKLKYGISGEYFFSPNQFWQHKNQIALIEAAKILKEQGIVVKIIFTGKEHDYRNPDYTANLKQKVLDYQLENNILFLGFIDRVDQLVLMNNAQAVIQPSLFEGWSTVVEDAKALNQTLIVSNIEVHKEQLGDKGYFFAPDDYAELASKIVEVIENPANRLRYDLDYSVNIEKFALNLKSLIDNN comes from the coding sequence ATGGCTTCGCAAAAACGAGTAGGAATTTTTTACAACTACAATGAAAATTGGATAGGTGGCGCCTATTATATTCAAAATTTAATTCGTTCTCTAAATTGTCTTCCCAAAGCAGAGCAAATTCAATTGCATATTTTAGCCAAGGATCGTGCACTTTTTCAAGAATTGCAAAAAGCGACCGCTTATCCAAAATTGAAATTTATTCAATACCAACCACAATTCAACAAGATAGAGCGTTTTGTCAATAAAGTGAGCCTGAAGCTTTTTAGAAGGAAGTTGATTTTAAAAAAGATTAAATTGGACTGGGCTTTTCCACTTTACGCAATTCCGCAAGACTTACAGCATATCAAGGAATTGGTTTTTTGGATACCAGATTTTCAGGAAAAATATTTGTCTGCTTTCTTTTCACCGGAAGAGGTCAAGAATCGGCAGTCGAGTTATCATAATATGGTGGCTTTAAACTATCCCATTGTTTTTAGCAGTAACTCGGCTTTGAATGATTTTAAAACTTTTTTTCCTGACGCAAAAAACCCCGTGTCGGTTTTGCAATTTGCCGTTGTCCATCCAGATTTGAGATTCAATGAGATTGATGCGGTAAAATTGAAGTACGGTATTTCAGGGGAATACTTTTTTTCTCCCAATCAATTTTGGCAACATAAAAATCAAATTGCTCTAATTGAGGCAGCAAAAATTTTGAAAGAACAAGGGATTGTAGTAAAAATTATTTTCACTGGCAAAGAACACGATTACAGAAATCCTGATTATACTGCTAATTTGAAGCAAAAAGTACTTGACTATCAATTAGAAAATAATATCCTGTTTTTAGGTTTTATTGATCGAGTGGACCAACTTGTTTTAATGAACAATGCGCAAGCCGTAATTCAGCCTTCGTTATTTGAAGGATGGAGCACGGTTGTAGAGGATGCAAAAGCATTGAATCAAACATTGATTGTTTCTAATATTGAAGTTCATAAAGAACAATTGGGAGATAAAGGGTATTTTTTTGCTCCCGACGATTACGCTGAATTAGCATCTAAAATAGTTGAAGTTATTGAGAATCCGGCAAACAGATTAAGATATGATCTGGACTATTCTGTGAACATTGAGAAGTTTGCTTTAAATTTGAAATCACTAATAGATAATAACTAG